From the genome of Parabacteroides sp. FAFU027:
ACTCATTGTTTTTTGCTTTAGTTGTTGTCAAATAATAATTGCCGGGGTAAATTAGTTCAGCGTAATCAGGGTCTGGTCGCTGTTGATTGCGTCGCCCTCTTTCACGAGAATATCCTTGATGGTACAGGTTTTCTTCACCTTGTACTCGCTCTGCATCTTCATCGCTTCAATCACGATAACAGGCTGGCCGGCTTCTACCTCGGTGCCTTTATCCACCAGGATTTTCACCACTTTACCGGGCATAGGCGAGTAGATGCGGTCCTGAGACTCGTCCGTTTCGTCTTTGCGGCGGTTGCGGAGGTATTTGGCCTGAGTATCCACAATCTCTACAGGAAAGGTGTTGAAAGCCGTATTTACGGTATATTTCTTGCCATTCTCGGCACGTTTCAATTCGGCTGTAAACGATTTGCCATCATGCAAAATAGAGCAGATTCCGTTTTCAGCCATCACGACATCGAGTTCGTAAGTCTTCTCGTCGATTTTGATGACCACTTTATTGTCGTCTTTGCTAACGAGTTCGACGTTGGCAATTCTGTCTCCGATATGTATTTCCATAATCTTAAATGCTTTTATCGTTGAAAAATAATTGAGGGAAAGGTCGGCTTAAATGCGAACCATTCCGTTACGTTTACCAAACTCCCTCCAGCGACTAATTGGCAAGTTGTCGGCAGTTTTGGGTGCATTCTCTTCCAGATTAACAAGGTAATCCATATAAGCGGCAATAATTGCCACATCTTCATCTTCATCCTTTGAAACCTCATATTGGGTCTTCAGCAGGGTTTCGCTGTTTTTCTCGATGAAGTGCGTATTGTAATTGCCCTGTACAAAATCAGGCGTATCCATGATTTTACGCAGGTAGCTGATGTTGGTCTTGATACCGGTAATCTTGTATTCAAACAAAGTACGGCGCATACGCTCGATGGCGTACTCACGGGTCACCGCCCAAACAATCAGCTTACCAATCATCGGGTCGTAGTGCATCGGGATTTCATAGCCTTCATACACGTAGCTGTCCACACGGGTACCGATACCCAGCGGGTCAGTCAACTGTTTGATGACACCCGGACATGGCATGAAGTTATTTTCCGAATCTTCGGCACAGATACGGCACTCGATAGCGTGACCGCGTTGTACCACATCCGATTGTTTTAGTCTGAGGGGAGCTCCGTTTGCCACGTGAATCTGTTCTTTCACCAGGTCAATGCCCAACACCTCTTCGGTAATCGGGTGCTCTACCTGCAAACGGGTATTCATTTCAAGGAAGTAATAATTATGGTTGTCATCCACCAGGAATTCGATGGTTCCTGCACCAACATAGTTCACTGCTGCAGCAGCGGCAACGGCTTTTTCACCCATCTCTTTGCGAAGTGCGTCGGTCATCAATGGAGACGGACTCTCCTCTACGATTTTCTGGTGACGGCGCTGTACCGAGCATTCACGCTCACACAGGTGGATAATGTTGCCGTGTTTATCGCCCAGAATCTGGAATTCGATGTGGTGTGGCGATTCAATGTATTTTTCGATATAAACGGTTTCGTCGCCGAATGAAGACATCGCTTCGGATTTTGCAGTGTTGAATGCGTTTTCGATTTCGCTCTCCTGGCGAATCAGACGCATCCCTTTACCGCCACCTCCGGCAGATGCTTTCAACATTACGGGAAGACCGATGGAAGCGATAACGGATTTCACCTGTTCGAGGTTTTCCATGTTCTCCTGGGTTCCGGGAACAACAGGCACTCCTGCTTCAATCATAGTCTGACGGGCAGAAATCTTATCCCCCATCTTAATCATCGCCTCGGCGCTTGGACCAATGAAAATGATATTTTCAGCTTCGCAACGGCGAACAAATTCTGCACTTTCTGAAAGGAATCCATATCCGGGGTGAATGGCATC
Proteins encoded in this window:
- a CDS encoding acetyl-CoA carboxylase biotin carboxyl carrier protein subunit — encoded protein: MEIHIGDRIANVELVSKDDNKVVIKIDEKTYELDVVMAENGICSILHDGKSFTAELKRAENGKKYTVNTAFNTFPVEIVDTQAKYLRNRRKDETDESQDRIYSPMPGKVVKILVDKGTEVEAGQPVIVIEAMKMQSEYKVKKTCTIKDILVKEGDAINSDQTLITLN
- the accC gene encoding acetyl-CoA carboxylase biotin carboxylase subunit, whose amino-acid sequence is MIKKILVANRGEIAIRVMRSCKEMGIKTVAVYSEADRTSRHVFYADEACCIGPAPSKESYLVIDRIIEAAKRFGADAIHPGYGFLSESAEFVRRCEAENIIFIGPSAEAMIKMGDKISARQTMIEAGVPVVPGTQENMENLEQVKSVIASIGLPVMLKASAGGGGKGMRLIRQESEIENAFNTAKSEAMSSFGDETVYIEKYIESPHHIEFQILGDKHGNIIHLCERECSVQRRHQKIVEESPSPLMTDALRKEMGEKAVAAAAAVNYVGAGTIEFLVDDNHNYYFLEMNTRLQVEHPITEEVLGIDLVKEQIHVANGAPLRLKQSDVVQRGHAIECRICAEDSENNFMPCPGVIKQLTDPLGIGTRVDSYVYEGYEIPMHYDPMIGKLIVWAVTREYAIERMRRTLFEYKITGIKTNISYLRKIMDTPDFVQGNYNTHFIEKNSETLLKTQYEVSKDEDEDVAIIAAYMDYLVNLEENAPKTADNLPISRWREFGKRNGMVRI